Part of the Puniceicoccaceae bacterium genome is shown below.
ATTTGCACTGACGGCAGCCCATTCCACCGGGCACAGCACGTTTTCGATGGATCATTATGAATACGCTCCCGGAGAAACACATGCCAGCGGTCTTCGGGTGGTTGTCTTTCCGGGCTATTTTGAAACGGTCGGAACCAAAATTTTGCAGGGCAGAGACTTTCTCGATACCGACAACCATGAGTCGGAGAAGGTCGTGATCATCGACCAGACTCTCGTGGACAAGTATTACTCGGGGCAGAATCCCGTGGGGCAGACCCTTCAGTTCTGGGGGCAGACACTCAAAATCGTGGGAGTCGTCGAACGGGTGCAGAGCAAACCCTATTTCATTAAGGACTTGAGCGTGGCACTCTATTTTCCTGCACGCCAGTGGGATATGGATCGCTTCTACACGGACTTTATCGTGCAGGTGGAAGGGGATCCGGTTCGACTGCAGCAAACCCTGCGTCAGGCCATTCTTGATGTTGACCCGAAGGTCACCATGGAGATTCACACCTTTCAGGAAATGTTTGAACTCGCCACCTTTGCGCAGCAACTCCCCATGATGATGACCCTGTTTTTTGCCACCATCGCAGTCCTGCTGACTAGTATCGGACTCTATGGACTGATCAGCTTCACCGTGATGGAGCGCACCAAGGAATTTGGCATTCGCATGGCTCTGGGAGCGAAACCGCGCTCGATTTTAGTCCGCATTCTCCAGGGCAGCGGACGCTTGATCGCATTGGGACTGGTGATCGGTCTGCTGATCTCACTGGTCCTCTGCATCCAGATCAACCCACTGCTCTCTGACGTTCATACCCTGCAACCGATGAACTTCACGTTGGTAGTGCTGTTTGTTGCGGGGATCTGCGTGCTCGCAAGTCTCGTCCCAGCCCTGCGCGCCACACGCGTCAATGTGATCGACACCCTGCGCTATGAGTGAGTCGTAACACAGTGTTGTGCACACAACGGGGCCGACGCCGACTACTCCAGTAGCAGGCTCGACATCACGCCCTCGTAACACACCCAGGCAACGATCACGGAGAAGAGGAAATGAAGGGCTACTTGCCGAACCTGCAGCTTTGTCTGTTCGGGGCGCTTGTAGCGCTGCCGTCTCATCAGCTTGCGCGTGCGTTTCACCCGTCGTGCGGAGCGTTTGGGCAATAATGGCCGCGGCTTGCGACGCCGGTTGGCCCGGCTCTGGATGGACCGGCGATAGGGGGGTCGTTTCCAGGCCTGCCAGCTCAAAATCGCTTTAAGGATTGAAAACCGCATGGCGTCGCATGTTAATATAAAGCTTTTATTTCGCTACCACACCATGGGATACCTGAACGATGCGAGCCGTTCGAAAGTGAACGTCAAAACCCTCAAGAAACTCAAAGGGGTGCGTCCCATTGTGGCCATCACTGCGTATGATGCGCTCTTCGCCCGCCTTGTCGATCCGTATGTGGATTTGATTCTGGTCGGGGATTCTGTGGGCAACACCTTTCTGGGCTTTGACGACACCACAGCCGTGACGCTCGACATGATGGTGCACCATACGGCGGCGGTGACACGCGCCAAACCCACTGCCATGGTGGTGGCGGATGTTCCGTTTTCCCTTGCCTATGAGAGCGATGATCGGCTCCTGCAGACCGCGCGCCGGCTCATGCAGGAAGGAGGAGCGCAGGCGGTCAAGATCGAGGTGGGGCACGAGTCCCTGTTTCCCCGGCTCGAAATGCTGGTCGCTGCAGGCATACCCGTGGTGGGCCACATTGGATTACTGCCGCAGAACATCCACGCTCTGGGCAGCTACCGCAGCTACGGAAACCGGGAGACTGGCAAACGCCGCCTCATCGACTGGGCACTGCAGCTGCAGGCAGCGGGCTGTTTCTCCGTGCTGGGGGAAATGATCAAGCCCGAGACCGCCGTCGAGATCACCCAGTCCCTGCAGGTACCCTTCATCGGGATCGGCTGCGGTCATCAGTGCGACGGCCAGATCATTGTGCTCTCCGACATTCTCGGCATGCACGAGCACCCGCCCAGTTTTGCCAAGGTCTTTGCAGAAGTGGGACAACTTGTGCAGCAGGGCGTCAGCGCCTACGCCGAGGCTGTCAAGGATCGCAGTTTTCCTGAAGCCTAAGCCGTTCCGACGTCACGTGTTTGGAACTCGAACGGAAGGCAGGTTTCTAAAGCAGCGTTTTCCCGCACGTCGCGGTTTGGAAAACTCACGTTTCCTGCTGCGGAAGAAGGAAGTGCGAAAAAACCCGTAGCCGAATTTGGGAAAATTCGGACCGTGGATCGGCGATCACTCACCGGGAATTGTGGTCGGAAGAAAATACCATAAGTTTATTGAGTGCGACTGCGCTTTTGCTGATGCGGTTTGTTTTCAACCTTGAGCGCGCACTCTGCTACCGTCAGAATTGCTGTGGAAAATCCTCAAGCACCCTCTTGCAATGACCTCACCATTTCATGTTCCTCTGGATCTGGCAGATCGCATTCGGCCCCTTTGTGTAGGGTTGGGATGGTGTTGTTTCATGGAAGGTGGGTCTGTCATGAGCCGGTCGGGAAAAGTTGGACAGAAATGAGAAGCTGCTAAGAGTAAAAAGCAGCCAATGAAAAAGAGACGAAAGTTCACCGCAGAGTTCAAAAGCAGAGTTGCCCTGGAGGCGATTCGGGAACGTGAACCGATCCATGAGATTGCGAAACGTTACCAGATCCATCCGACCCAAGTGACGGAATGGAAGAAGGCGTTGTTATCGGGAGCCGGGAGCGTGTTTGAATCACAG
Proteins encoded:
- a CDS encoding FtsX-like permease family protein, whose amino-acid sequence is MLCTLPGLMTTVFLLWLGDFSRFTWIAVLYLLLFFSLVVGWMLLDSVRRPWQILSNILSAFGEQDYSMRGSSAEPGDPIGLAMWETNRLADLLQEERRIRLEQNLLLDRILRETDIAIFCFNADNRLVIVNQYAANLYGQLPEKLVGRTLEQLQLGFALTAAHSTGHSTFSMDHYEYAPGETHASGLRVVVFPGYFETVGTKILQGRDFLDTDNHESEKVVIIDQTLVDKYYSGQNPVGQTLQFWGQTLKIVGVVERVQSKPYFIKDLSVALYFPARQWDMDRFYTDFIVQVEGDPVRLQQTLRQAILDVDPKVTMEIHTFQEMFELATFAQQLPMMMTLFFATIAVLLTSIGLYGLISFTVMERTKEFGIRMALGAKPRSILVRILQGSGRLIALGLVIGLLISLVLCIQINPLLSDVHTLQPMNFTLVVLFVAGICVLASLVPALRATRVNVIDTLRYE
- the panB gene encoding 3-methyl-2-oxobutanoate hydroxymethyltransferase yields the protein MGYLNDASRSKVNVKTLKKLKGVRPIVAITAYDALFARLVDPYVDLILVGDSVGNTFLGFDDTTAVTLDMMVHHTAAVTRAKPTAMVVADVPFSLAYESDDRLLQTARRLMQEGGAQAVKIEVGHESLFPRLEMLVAAGIPVVGHIGLLPQNIHALGSYRSYGNRETGKRRLIDWALQLQAAGCFSVLGEMIKPETAVEITQSLQVPFIGIGCGHQCDGQIIVLSDILGMHEHPPSFAKVFAEVGQLVQQGVSAYAEAVKDRSFPEA